In Cupriavidus sp. EM10, the genomic window GGCCATCGCGAAGTTCGGCCTGAACCCCGAGATCTGGCTGAGCCCGCTGATGATCTTCGGCACGCAGTGGTACATCCTGTTCAACGTGGTGGCCGGCGCGTCGGGCATCCCCACCGAACTGCGGCTGGCGGCGCGCAACTTCGGGCTCAAGGGCTGGCTGCTGTGGCGCCGCTTCCTGATCCCGGCCGTGTTTCCGAGCCTGCTGACCGGCCTGGTCACGGCGGCCGGCGGGTCGTGGAATGCCAGCATCGTGTCCGAGTACGTGACCTGGGGCGACCGCACGCTGGTGGCCACGGGCCTGGGCAGCTACATCGCCGAAATGACCGCGCGCGGCGACTTCCCGCGCATCGCCCTGGGCATCGGCGTGATGGCGCTGTTCGTGGTGGGATTCAACCGGCTGCTGTGGAACCGGCTCTACGACCTGGCGCAGGCGCGCACCCGGCTTTGAGTCGCAGAATTAAGGAAATGACGATGGCACTGCAAGACAACGCCAAGCCGGTGATCGATCTGCGCGGGGTGGGCAAGATGTTCCGCACCGCCGACCACACCGACCGCGCCGTGCTCGAAGGCGTGAACCTGACCCTGCGCGAGGGCGAGATCGTGGCGATGCTGGGCAAGTCGGGCTCGGGCAAGTCCACGCTGCTGCGGATCATGGCGGGCCTGGTCGGTGCCGATCGCGGCGAGGTGCATTTTCGCGGCCAGCGGCTGGCGGGCACGGCGGAGGGCATCGCGATGGTGTTCCAGTCGTTCGCGCTGTTCCCGTGGCTGACGGTGCAGCAGAACGTGGAACTTGGGCTCGAGGCACAGGGCGTGGCCAAGACCGAGCGCGCCCGCCGCGCCGAGGCAGCCATCGACATGATCGGGCTGTCCGGCTTCAACAGCGCGTTGCCGCGCGAGCTGTCGGGCGGCATGCGCCAGCGCGTGGGCATTGCCCGGGCGCTGGTGACCCAGCCCGACCTGCTGCTGATGGACGAGGCGTTTTCCGCGCTGGACGTGCTGACCGGCGAGACGCTGCGCGACGAAATGCTCGACCTGTGGGAGTCGGGCCGCGCCAACATCAAGAGCATCCTGATCGTGTCGCACAACATTGAGGAAGCGGTGATGATGGCCGACCGCATCGTGATCCTGTCCAGCGATCCGGGCCGGGTGCGCGCCGAGGTGCCGGTGCCGTTTCCGCGCCCGCGCAACCGCGACGACGCCCAGGTGCGCGCACTGATCGACGAGGTCTACATGCTGATGACCTCGCCCGCCGCGGTCGGGCCGCGCGTGCCGGCCATGGCTGCCACGCAGATCGGCTACCGCCTGCCGGACGCCGATATCAGCCAGATGGAAGCCGTGCTCGACCTGCTGCACGAATCGCCGTTCTTCGGCCGTGCCGACCTGCCGCACCTGGCCGAGGAGGCCGGCCTGACCGACGACGACCTGCTGCCCGCCTGCGAGGCGATGCAACTGCTGGGGCTGGCCACCATCGAGCGCGGCGACATCACCGCCACGGCGCTGGGCCGCAGCTACTACGAGACCGAGCCGCCCGAGCGCAAGGTGGTGTTCGGCAAGCAGTTGCTGGCCCACGTGGCACTGGCCGCGCATATCCGGCGCGAACTGGAGCAGAGCGAGGATGGCGAAGTCGGCGAAGAGGCGATCCTGCGCGAGATGGAAGCCTTCCTCAAATCCGACGAAGCCGAACGCGTACTGAAGATCGCCATCGACTGGGGGCGCTACGGCGAGGTGTACGGGTACTCGTTCAACAGCGGCATGCTGACGCTGCCGGAAGCGGAACCGGGGGTGGAGGGGTGATGGCCAATCATCAGCGCTGGTTTGGCTCCCCTCTCCCGCCTGCGGGAGAGGGGCTGGGGTGAGGGCATGGCGTGTCCTGCTTGACGAGCCGGGTTAGTACTTCAAGCGCCTGGCCCTCACCCCCGCCCCTCTCCCGCTCGCGGGAGAGGGGAGAAAACATGGGGTCGATGGCCCATCTTCAGCGCTGGTTTGCTCCCCTCTCCCGCCTGCGGGAGAGGGGCTGGGGGTGAGGGCATGGCGGGTCGTGCTTGACGAGCCGGGTTAGTACTTCAAGCGCCTGGCCCTCACCCCGCCCCTCTCCCGCTCGCGGGAGAGGGGAGAAAACATGGGGTCGATGGCCCATCTTCAGCGCTGGTTTGGCTCCCCTCTCCCGCTTGCGGGAGAGGGGAGAAAACAGGCGGTAGATGGTCGACGTCAATTCTTCAACGGCACCCTGATCGCTCTTCCAATCGCCCCGGTCCGCAGCGCGATCTTCGCGGCGTCCTCGCGCAGTGCGCGCAGGCGTCGTTCCAGCAGCGCATTGGCGGCGCGGCCGGACGCGCTGGCCGACGTGGCCGCGTGCTGGTCCTGCGCCTTCTGCAGCGGCTCGTTGGCGCCGATCTCGCCGGCGGCGGCCGCCTGGGCCAGCACGTCGGCCTTGCGCCGGTCTGCCGAATCGGCGATGCGCGCGCGGCGCTCGCTGGCTTCGTCGTCAGGCTGATCCGGCATCGCCACCGACGGCACAGTCTCCTGTTCCAGCCCTGCCCCGGCCACCGCCATCTCCGCCGAGGTGCGAATAAACCCCGCACCGCGCGGACCATGCCGTTCCTCGCCGGCCAGCCGCTCGCTGGCCAGCGTCAGCGACCGCAGCGCGGCATCGGTGGCCTGTTCGATGGCGGTTTCCGCCGCCGGCACGTCCAGCTCGCCATAGTGCTGCCGCACCTGGATGCGGGCCGCCGCCACGTGCGCCGCTACCAGGTAGTTCTGCACGATGAAGCGGCTCAGGTTGTCCACCGCGCGATGCCGGCTGCGCGGTTCGTCGAGCATGCGCTGGAACGATCCGATGAGCGCCGACAGGTTGTCCATGAACTGCTTGCGCTGCACCCGATAGGCAAAGTCGTCCTTGGCCTTGCGCGTCAGCAGGTCGCGCGTGGCCGCGATATAGCGGCGGTTGGCCTGCAGCACGTTCTCCACCAGCTTCGGAATCGCCCGATACTCCCAGCTAGGTAGTACAAAGCTGAAAATCGACGCGATGATGCCGCCGATCACCGTATCCACCAGCCGCTCGCCCACCACGGTCTGGCTGCCCGGGATCAGCAGGTTGATCTGGATCAGCACCTGGATACAGGCGGCAATGGCCGTATAGCGATACTTGATCGTCACGAACGCCGCGCTGGCCACCAGGGCCAGGTACAGGATGCCGATCAGCAGCAGCGGCTCGTGCACCCAGCGCAGGATGCCCACGCTGACGATGCAACCGATCAGCGTGCCGATCAGGCGATCGTTGTAGCGCTGCTTGGTCATGCTGAAGTTGGGCTTCAGGATCACCACGATGGTCAGCAGGATCCAGTAGCTGTGCGACGCATACGGCAGGCGGTCGCCCAGCCAGAGCCCCACCGCCACGGCCATCGTGATGCGCAGCGCAAAGCGGAAAGCCGGCGAGCGCCAGTGCAGGTTGTCGCGCACCACGCCGAATTCGTACTTCTGCCGTGTCAGGAACGGCGTCATATCCGACCCCGGCAGCACTTGGGCCGGTTCCACCGGCGTACGCGACGCCTCGTGCAGCTGGCCCAGCAGCGTGATGGCGCCGCGGATCATTTCCAGCGTGTCGCGCAGCGCATTCATCGCCGCTGGCGACACATGATGATGGCGCAGCAGCTCGATCTCCTCCTCCACCTTGCGCAGGTCGGGACGATAGTCGAACGCGCTGTACGAAGGCCGGCCGCGCGTGACGTCGTAGGCAATTTCCTCCAGGTCCTTTCCCAGCCCCAGCACCAGCCGGCGCAGCCCGTCCAGCACCGGCGTGCCGCCGAAGGTCTGGCGCAGCAGCGCGTAGTCGGTATTGGTCGACAGCAGGTATTCGTAGAGGTCGAGCATGCGCAGGTGCACCTGCACCAGCAGCCCGTCATGCGGCGTCCGGTTGCCGCGCAGCACCATGTCGCGCGCCGCCTGCTGGCGCTCCGCCACCACGATCTGCTGGCGCACCAGCAGGTTGAACTGCTCGTCGTAGTCGGTGCCGGCGTCGTAGAACGCCGCCTTGATCTCCAGGTAACCGGCCATCTCGTATAGCGATTCCGCCAGAATCTGCTGCCGCGTGCGGCGCTCCATGACCCAGCTGACGGTCATCGCATAGAGCAGGTAGCCCAGCGCGCCGACGCCGAACAGCGCCGAGTGCTCCAGCGCCTTGCGCACCACGAATTCCTCGTTGATCGTCAGCGTCATGACGAACAGCATCGAGAACTGCAGCGGCATGGTCTTGTTGCCGTAGACCGTCATCATGCCGGCCAGGAACGTCACCAGCACCAGCACGAACGGCATCACGCGCGGGAATGGCGTGGTCAGCGCCACCAGCGCGGTCACGGCCGTGCACAGCAGCACGCTGGCCAGCATCTCGTTGAACTTGTGCGGCAACGGGCTGGGCAGGTCCATCAGGCTCGTGCACAGCGCACCCACCGACACCACCATGGCGCTGGGCAGGTCCATGAACTGCATGGCGACCAGCGTCAGGCCGATCACCCCCGTGGCCGAGCGCAGGCCACGGTAGATGTAATGCGAGAAGAGGAATGTGCGGGGGTCGTGCGCGTATTCCATGGGGCGATTGGAATGGCGAAAATATGAGGCGAGGCGCCGTCGCCATCATGGCCACGGCGCCGTGACAGGCAAGTTACTGGCCCAGCCAGCGCGCTCGCCCCGCATGCTTGCCTGGCTCCAGCTTGACCTTGTATTGCGACGCCGGCTCGCGGGCAAGTGTCACAGGCAGCACCTGCAGTTCATCGCGCCGGAACACATGCAGCTCGGCCCGGTCGCCCGGGCGGTAGCGCGACAGCAGCTTGTCGAGCTGGCCCGGTGCCACGCGCAGGCCGTCCACGGCGGCGATCAGGTCGCCCGCCGACACGCCGGCGCGCTGCCCCGCGCCGCCATCGAGCACCTGGCTCACGCGCACCCAGCCATCGTCGGACCGCGTCTTGATACCCAGCGCGGCATTGCCGTTCGGCTTCTGCGGCTCGGCCGCGATGCCGAAGGCGCGGAACAGCGCCGGCAGGCCGATCTCGTCGGTACCCTCGGTCAGCGCGCGCAGCAGCTTGCCCAGGCGCAGGCCGGTCACGTCGTCGAACAGCGCATGCACCTCGGCCTCGGTCACGCCGCGCTGGACGGCGCCCGGCGCGTAGAAGTCGCGCCCATAGCGTTGCCACAGCGCGCGCATGATGTCGTCCAGCGACCGCCGGCCGCGCGTCTTCTCGCGTATCGTCAGGTCCAGCGCCAACGCCACCAGCGAACCCTTGGTGTAGTAGCTGACGATGGCGTTCGGCGCGTTTTCATCCTGGCGATAGTATTTCGTCCAGGCGTCGAAGGCGCTCTCGGCCACGCTTTGCTTGGTGCGGCCGTTGCCGCGCAGCACGCCGTTCCACGTCTTGGCCAGCATGTCCACGTATTGCTGCTCGGTGACCAGCCCGGTACGGACCAGGATCAGGTCGTCGTAATAGCTGGTGAAGCCCTCGAACAGCCACAGCAGCGGCGTGTAGGTTTCCCGCGTCAGGTCGTACGGCACGTAGGCTGCCGGCTTGATGCGCTTGACGTTCCAGGTGTGGAAGTACTCGTGGCTGCACAGCCCCAGGAAGGTGCGATAGCCCTCGCTGGTCTCGCTGTTGCCGCGCACCGGCAGGTCGTTGCGCGCGCACATCAGCGCCGTGCTGGCGCGATGCTCCAGCCCGCCGTAGCCGTCGGTCGTGACCATCGTCATGAAGACGTAGCGGCGGTTGCTGTCCAGGAACGGCGCGCGGGCCGAGCGGGGTTCGAACAGGCGGATCTGGGCCTCGCAGATCTGCTTCAGGTCGCGGCAGATGCGCACCATGTCCAGCTGTGGCACGCGGCCCGTGAACACCACGTCGTGCTGGGCGCCGCAGGCGCGGAAGGTGCCCAGCGCGAACGTGCCCATCTCCACCGGGTGGTCGATCAGCTCGTCGTAGTCGGCGGCCTGGTAGCGGCCGAACCCATAGCGGCGCGCCCCGCCCGGGCCGCGGGCCTCGGGCAGCGACGTGGCCACGCGCCAGTCGGCGTACGCCTGGCCGGCAGGCGGATGGATATCGACCGTGCACGGATGCTCGTCCTGCCCCACCACGCGCAGGAACACCGAACTGCCGTTATAGAAACCGTGGGTGGTATCCAGGTGCGCGCTGCGCACCGACAGGTCCCACGCATAGACCTCGTAGCTCAGCGTCAGCGGCCCGGCTTGCGGCGGCACCGGCGCGGCCTGCCAGGTCTGCTTGTCGAGCTTGGTCAGCGGCACCTGCACGCGGCCCGCATCGGCGCGGATGCGGACGATATTGCGTGCGAAGTCTCTGATCATGTAGCTGCCCGGAATCCACGCGGGCAGCGTGAAGACCTGGCCGGCCGGGTCGGGGACATCCACCGTCACGGTGACGGCGAAGAGGTGGGCTTCCGGTTGAAGCGGGGCGATGGCGTAGCGGATCGGCGTCATGGTCACGATTGTAGCGCCACGCCCCGGAGCGACCGGGACGTGGGATATCTCCGAATCGCGCCCGTCAGCCGTTCACATCGACCACCACACGCCCGCGCATGCCGCCTTCCATGATCCGGCGGCCCGCATCGATGGCCTCGCCCAGCTTGATCTCGCGGGTGATGGCCTGCAGGCGGTCGGGCGCCAGGTCCTGCGCCAGCCGCTTCCAGGCGGTTTCGCGCAGCGGCATGGCCGCCATCACGCTGTCGATGCCGGCCAGCGTCACGCCGCGCAGGATGAACGGCGCCACCGACGCCGGGAAATCCATGCCCTGCGCCAGCCCGCACGCTGTGACCACGCCGCCGTAGCGCACCTGGGCGCAGGCGTTGACCAGCGTATGCGAGCCCACCGAATCCACCACGGCGGCCCAGCGTTCCTTCTGCAGCGGCTTGCCGGGCACGCCCAGTTCGGCGCGGTCTATCACCTCGGCGGCACCCAGCGCGCGCAGGAAATCGGCCTCCGCCGACTTGCCCGTCGATGCCGTCACGCGATACCCGAGCTTCGACAGGATGGCGATGGCCACCGAGCCCACGCCGCCCGATGCGCCGGTCACCAGCACGTCGCCATCGCCGGGCTTCACGGGGCCGTTGACACCGCCGCGTTCCAGCGCCAGCACCGACAGCATGGCCGTATAGCCAGCCGTGCCGATGGCCATGGCCTGGCGCGTGGTGAAGGCATCGGGCAGCTTGACGAGCCAGTCGCCCTTGAGCCGGGCGCGCTGGGCCAGGCAGCCCCAGTGGTTCTCGCCCACGCCAAAGCCGTTCAGCACCACGCGGTCGCCGGTCTTCCAGCGCGGGTCGCCCGATTCCAGCACCGTGCCGGCGCCATCGATCCCGGCCACCATCGGCCACTTGCGCACCACGGGCGAGCGGCCAGTGATCGCCAGCCCGTCCTTGAAGTTGATGGTCGAATAGTCGACGGCCACCAGCACGTTGCCGTCCTCGGGCAACTGGCTTTCGTCAAGCTGGGCGATTTGCGCCTGCGTGGACTTGTCGTCCGCCTGGGTCAGCAGCAATGCCTGGAACGTCATGATGGGGTCTCCCGTTTTCTTGTGGATGGACAGAATGGGCGTCCGGAAAAGGCGTCCGGAAATGAAAAACGGCCGGACAGTGCCGGCCGTTCCTGACAGCCGGCTGGGGTCCGGCGTCGTCGTTATTTCTTGAGGCTTGCGAGCTTGCGCTCCAGCGTGGCAGCGTCTGCCGCGCCCGGGATACGCGTGCCGTCGGTAAAGAAGACCGCCGGCGTACCCGTGATGTTCAGGCTCTGGCCCAGGGCCAGGTTGTCGTCGATCGGCGATTTGCAGCCGCCGTTGCCTACCAGCGCCACGTGGTTCAGCATCCAGTCGCGCCATACCTTGGTGCGGTCCGCCGAGCACCACACCTGCTTGGCCTTGACCGACGAATCGGGCGACAGCACCGGGTACAGGAAGGTGTAGACCGTGATGTTGTCCATCTGCTGGAAGGTCTGCTCGATCTTCTTGCAGTACCCGCAGTTCGGGTCCGAGAACACGGCCACGGTGCGGCTGCCATCGCCCTTTGTCCATTTGATGGCGCGGGTCAGCGGCAGGTCCGACCACTTGATCTTGTTGATCTCGGCCAGGCGCTCTTCGGTCAGGTTGGTATTGGTCTTGGTATCGATCAGCTCGCCATTGAGGATGTAGCGGCCGGTGGAGTCGGTGTACACCAGCTGGCCGCCGACATTGACCTCGTACAGGCCCGGCACCGGCGCCTTGGTCACGCTCTTCACTTCGGCGCGGCCGCCGAGCATCTTCTGGATCGACGCCCTGATCTTGTCCGTGCCCGGCTCGTCCGCGGCCAGCGCGTGAAGGGCATAGCCCGCTGCGGCCACGCCGCTGGCAAAGGCGGCGATCGCGGCAAAGCGTGCGGATCGGCGGCGGAACAGTTGCAACATATTGACTCCAGGTAACGATATGCCGGTCAGTGTGCCGGCTTTGCATGTCGTTGGTAAATCGCCGAAAGCGTGATTGGCCGCATAGGCGTGCCGGATGACAGGATTGTCACGCTTTTCCGCGAAGATCGGGGAATCCGGACGGCCAGCCCGGCTTGCAGGCTACCCGAGCGCGCGGCCGATCAGAAACCGCTTGAGCAGCCCCTGGCTGCCCACCGCGCGGATGCCCACGTTGCGCATCACCCGCGCTGGCGTGCCGGGCAGCGAGAACAGCCGGTGCAGGCCGTCCGTGGCCGCGGTCAGCGACAGCAGGTCGGTGGCACGGGCCCGCTCGTAGCGGCGCAGCAGGCGCAGGTCGCCTTCGTGACGGAACGGTTCTTTGTCGGCCATCACCCGCCCAAGTTCCACCACGTCGCGCAGGCCAAGGTTCATGCCCTGCCCGGCCAGCGGATGCACCACGTGCGCCGCATCGCCCACCAGCACCACGTGCGGCTGGGCAAAGTGATCCGCACGCTGCAGCACCAGCGGAAATCCCTGCGCCGGCGTAATGCATCGCAGTGCGCCGAACCGCGCGCCTACTGCGCCGCTGGCCATCTGGGCCACCGTGGCGGCCAGGGCTTCGGGCGTCAGGGCCAGCAGGTCCCGGGCGTGGGCCTCGTCGGCCGACCAGACCATCGACACCCGGTTGCCCGGCAGCGGCAGCATGGCCAGTATCTCGCCATTGGCCGATTCCTCGTCGGCCATCAGCTTTTCAGGGCAGCCCAGGAACCATTGCCATGCCGTTTCCTGATGCGGCAGTTCGCACGCGAAGTTGGCCACCACGCCCAACTGCCGATAGCGCCGCTGCGTGGTGCCGATATGGCATTGCTGGCGCACCCATGACCGCGCACCGTCGGCGCCCACCAGGCAATTGGCGCGCACGCGCTCGCCGCCGGCCAGCAGGAGCGTCACCCCGTCAATATCGCGCTCCAGCTGGTCGGCCGTATCGTCGAACCATTTCACCTGGTGCTGGAAGCGCAGCGCCGTATCGAGCACACGTTCCACATGGCCCGATTCGATGATCCAGGCCAGTTGGGGCACGGCGGCGGCATAGGCCGAGAAATGAAGGTCGCCATGCGGCGAGGGGCTGGTCTCGCAGGCGCTTTCGTCGCCATAGATGCGCATGTCGCGCACCGGCTGCACGCGCGCCGGGTCCAGCGCTTCCCAGACGCGCAGCCGGTCCAGCAGCGCCTGCGAACTGGCCGAGAACGCGTAGATGCGGCTGTCCCAGTCATCGTCGCCAGTACGGGCGGTATCGGACGCCGGGCGCGGCGCCACCAGCGCCACCTGCATGCCTTGCTGCGCCAGCAGCAGCGCACAGGCCTTGCCGACAATGCCACCGCCGACCACGGCGATCTGGAAGCGGGAGGAAGGATTCGACGACATCGATTGGGCGGCGGCGCTGGGCGCCGGCACGGCAGGTCCGGACATGGCTGGATTATAGCGACGTGACGGGTGCTGCATCGGCAACGCAGCGCCGCGCATTCCGGCCTCGGCTGGCCGCGTCCATCCGCTAGAATACGGGATTCGCAATTTTCCGCCTGACACCATGAGCCTCAAATGCGGCATCGTCGGCCTGCCCAACGTCGGCAAGTCCACGCTGTTCAATGCCCTGACGAAAGCCGGCATCGCCGCCGAAAACTATCCGTTCTGCACCATCGAGCCCAATGTGGGCGTGGTGGAAGTGCCGGATCCGAGGCTTGGCAAGCTGGCCGAGATCGTCAAGCCCGAGCGCATCCTGCCGGCGACGGTCGAGTTTGTCGATATCGCCGGCCTGGTGGCGGGCGCGTCCAAGGGCGAAGGCCTGGGCAACCAGTTCCTGGCCAACATCCGCGAAACAGACGCCATCACGCACGTGGTGCGCTGCTTCGAGGACGACAACGTGATCCACGTGGCCGGCAAGGTCGATCCGCTGTCGGACATCGAGGTCATCAACACCGAACTGGCGCTGGCCGACCTGGCCACCGTCGAGAAGGCGCTGGCGCGCTATATCAAGCCAGCCCGCGCCGGCGACAAGGAAGCGCTGCGCCTGGTGGCCGTGCTGGAAAAGGCCCAGGCCGTGCTGGACCAGGCCAAGGCCGTGCGCACGCTGGACCTGGCCCGGAAGAGTGGGAAGCCCTGCGCCCGTTCTGCCTGATCACCGCCAAGCCCACCATGTACGTGGCCAACGTTCGTGAAGACGGCTTCGAGAACAACCCGCACCTGGACGCCGTGCGCGAGTACGCCAAGACCACGGGGTCGCCCGTGGTGGCCGTCTGCGCCGCCATCGAGGCCGAGATCGCCGACCTGGACGACGCCGACAAGGCCGAATTCCTGGCCGACCTGGGCATGGAAGAGCCGGGCCTGGACCGCGTGATCCGCGCCGGCTTCACCTTGCTGGGCCTGCAAACGTACTTCACGGCTGGCGTGAAGGAAGTGCGCGCCTGGACGATCCACGTGGGCGACACCGCCCCAAGGCGGCCGGCGTGATCCACACCGACTTCGAACGCGGCTTCATCCGCGCCCAGACCATCGCCTACGACGACTACATCCAGTTCAAGGGCGAAACCGGCGCCAAGGAAGCCGGCAAGATGCGCGCCGAAGGCAAGGAATATGTGGTGCACGACGGCGACGTGATGAACTTCCTGTTCACCCGCACATAAGCGGGTATGGACATTCGCCCCAGAACTCACTGCCCTATGGACATTGCAAAGGCGCAGTGAGCCTGCAGCCAAGCCAATCCTGCCTTCCCTTACGTTCCGACCTGTGAACTGGACCGCAGACACGGTGGGTCCGCGCCAGTTCCGCTCGACGGTATCGTCGAGTATCAAGCGAAATGAGACTTCTCAAAACCGTGAGAAGTCTCATGCAACCGCTCGTTGCCAGCCCACATGAACTAAGCGCTGGGTCGTATAAGCTGCACGACCACCTCCTTATTTTCCGTTCATAAGCAACGACTTACCGACACCCGCGACGGTAATGCTGCCGAGTCGGCGGTTCAGCATCTTGTCTTTCATAGCAGGGCAAGCCGGCAACGCCGGCGCGTCAGCCATCGAGTGTGTGCAACTCTGGAACCGCCCACAGGGCGGCTGTCCACGCCCTTGTGGTGTGGACAGCAGAGTTGTACACACGGGGAAGTGGCACACACCTAACTAACGAGAAAAGGCGAATCTGTCAGTGAGTTAACTAAAGAATCTCGGCTCACGTGTTGTTAACAGCTTTTTTCGTTCACGGACAGCCATACCCATCTG contains:
- a CDS encoding nitrate/sulfonate/bicarbonate ABC transporter ATP-binding protein; this encodes MALQDNAKPVIDLRGVGKMFRTADHTDRAVLEGVNLTLREGEIVAMLGKSGSGKSTLLRIMAGLVGADRGEVHFRGQRLAGTAEGIAMVFQSFALFPWLTVQQNVELGLEAQGVAKTERARRAEAAIDMIGLSGFNSALPRELSGGMRQRVGIARALVTQPDLLLMDEAFSALDVLTGETLRDEMLDLWESGRANIKSILIVSHNIEEAVMMADRIVILSSDPGRVRAEVPVPFPRPRNRDDAQVRALIDEVYMLMTSPAAVGPRVPAMAATQIGYRLPDADISQMEAVLDLLHESPFFGRADLPHLAEEAGLTDDDLLPACEAMQLLGLATIERGDITATALGRSYYETEPPERKVVFGKQLLAHVALAAHIRRELEQSEDGEVGEEAILREMEAFLKSDEAERVLKIAIDWGRYGEVYGYSFNSGMLTLPEAEPGVEG
- a CDS encoding FUSC family protein, yielding MEYAHDPRTFLFSHYIYRGLRSATGVIGLTLVAMQFMDLPSAMVVSVGALCTSLMDLPSPLPHKFNEMLASVLLCTAVTALVALTTPFPRVMPFVLVLVTFLAGMMTVYGNKTMPLQFSMLFVMTLTINEEFVVRKALEHSALFGVGALGYLLYAMTVSWVMERRTRQQILAESLYEMAGYLEIKAAFYDAGTDYDEQFNLLVRQQIVVAERQQAARDMVLRGNRTPHDGLLVQVHLRMLDLYEYLLSTNTDYALLRQTFGGTPVLDGLRRLVLGLGKDLEEIAYDVTRGRPSYSAFDYRPDLRKVEEEIELLRHHHVSPAAMNALRDTLEMIRGAITLLGQLHEASRTPVEPAQVLPGSDMTPFLTRQKYEFGVVRDNLHWRSPAFRFALRITMAVAVGLWLGDRLPYASHSYWILLTIVVILKPNFSMTKQRYNDRLIGTLIGCIVSVGILRWVHEPLLLIGILYLALVASAAFVTIKYRYTAIAACIQVLIQINLLIPGSQTVVGERLVDTVIGGIIASIFSFVLPSWEYRAIPKLVENVLQANRRYIAATRDLLTRKAKDDFAYRVQRKQFMDNLSALIGSFQRMLDEPRSRHRAVDNLSRFIVQNYLVAAHVAAARIQVRQHYGELDVPAAETAIEQATDAALRSLTLASERLAGEERHGPRGAGFIRTSAEMAVAGAGLEQETVPSVAMPDQPDDEASERRARIADSADRRKADVLAQAAAAGEIGANEPLQKAQDQHAATSASASGRAANALLERRLRALREDAAKIALRTGAIGRAIRVPLKN
- a CDS encoding M61 family metallopeptidase produces the protein MTPIRYAIAPLQPEAHLFAVTVTVDVPDPAGQVFTLPAWIPGSYMIRDFARNIVRIRADAGRVQVPLTKLDKQTWQAAPVPPQAGPLTLSYEVYAWDLSVRSAHLDTTHGFYNGSSVFLRVVGQDEHPCTVDIHPPAGQAYADWRVATSLPEARGPGGARRYGFGRYQAADYDELIDHPVEMGTFALGTFRACGAQHDVVFTGRVPQLDMVRICRDLKQICEAQIRLFEPRSARAPFLDSNRRYVFMTMVTTDGYGGLEHRASTALMCARNDLPVRGNSETSEGYRTFLGLCSHEYFHTWNVKRIKPAAYVPYDLTRETYTPLLWLFEGFTSYYDDLILVRTGLVTEQQYVDMLAKTWNGVLRGNGRTKQSVAESAFDAWTKYYRQDENAPNAIVSYYTKGSLVALALDLTIREKTRGRRSLDDIMRALWQRYGRDFYAPGAVQRGVTEAEVHALFDDVTGLRLGKLLRALTEGTDEIGLPALFRAFGIAAEPQKPNGNAALGIKTRSDDGWVRVSQVLDGGAGQRAGVSAGDLIAAVDGLRVAPGQLDKLLSRYRPGDRAELHVFRRDELQVLPVTLAREPASQYKVKLEPGKHAGRARWLGQ
- a CDS encoding MDR family oxidoreductase, with translation MTFQALLLTQADDKSTQAQIAQLDESQLPEDGNVLVAVDYSTINFKDGLAITGRSPVVRKWPMVAGIDGAGTVLESGDPRWKTGDRVVLNGFGVGENHWGCLAQRARLKGDWLVKLPDAFTTRQAMAIGTAGYTAMLSVLALERGGVNGPVKPGDGDVLVTGASGGVGSVAIAILSKLGYRVTASTGKSAEADFLRALGAAEVIDRAELGVPGKPLQKERWAAVVDSVGSHTLVNACAQVRYGGVVTACGLAQGMDFPASVAPFILRGVTLAGIDSVMAAMPLRETAWKRLAQDLAPDRLQAITREIKLGEAIDAGRRIMEGGMRGRVVVDVNG
- a CDS encoding DsbC family protein; amino-acid sequence: MLQLFRRRSARFAAIAAFASGVAAAGYALHALAADEPGTDKIRASIQKMLGGRAEVKSVTKAPVPGLYEVNVGGQLVYTDSTGRYILNGELIDTKTNTNLTEERLAEINKIKWSDLPLTRAIKWTKGDGSRTVAVFSDPNCGYCKKIEQTFQQMDNITVYTFLYPVLSPDSSVKAKQVWCSADRTKVWRDWMLNHVALVGNGGCKSPIDDNLALGQSLNITGTPAVFFTDGTRIPGAADAATLERKLASLKK
- a CDS encoding UbiH/UbiF family hydroxylase, which produces MSGPAVPAPSAAAQSMSSNPSSRFQIAVVGGGIVGKACALLLAQQGMQVALVAPRPASDTARTGDDDWDSRIYAFSASSQALLDRLRVWEALDPARVQPVRDMRIYGDESACETSPSPHGDLHFSAYAAAVPQLAWIIESGHVERVLDTALRFQHQVKWFDDTADQLERDIDGVTLLLAGGERVRANCLVGADGARSWVRQQCHIGTTQRRYRQLGVVANFACELPHQETAWQWFLGCPEKLMADEESANGEILAMLPLPGNRVSMVWSADEAHARDLLALTPEALAATVAQMASGAVGARFGALRCITPAQGFPLVLQRADHFAQPHVVLVGDAAHVVHPLAGQGMNLGLRDVVELGRVMADKEPFRHEGDLRLLRRYERARATDLLSLTAATDGLHRLFSLPGTPARVMRNVGIRAVGSQGLLKRFLIGRALG